The nucleotide sequence GGCCTTCGAAGTGAATTTCCCCCCGACATCAATAAAATCTGTCAAACCACCGGCGAGCACGTAGAGGCCTTAGTGTCCCGTTCAAGGTAATGCTGGCTGCAAGGATGACAGGTGATTGACACGCATCAACCGACGCAGGAATCACAATAGAGAACCTCCAGTTTCAGGATTTTGTCCAACCCACTGCAAGTTTGGTCACATTTCATCTTCTTGGCGagaattttcttctttttttttttttaaactgtgattTATCTCGTCGGTCTGCCGAGGGGCCATTTGTCAGCATCACACTCAACGATGGAGCTTTCTTTTTGCTTGAGgttttaaccacacacacactaacacactgtaaTTTGCTCTAGCTAACAATGCAAACATCATATAAATTCACTATATTGAATATTAAAACTCCATCTGTTGCTTTATTCAGATTCCTTTTCTGCTTTAAAGTTTTTTGTTGAGTTCTTTGTGCGCTGGCTGTACGTGGGGGCCAAAACATCGGAAAAAAATAACAGAACTGCATCTAGCGTTAGCGCTAGTGTTATCTTAATGCAGATGAGAAAGTTATAAATACCCGATTTTCCATCCACCAAACAAATtcatcctaaaaaaaaaataaatctatcAAACTCTCACAACAACAATGTGTTTGCAATGTACTCAGTGCTAAAAATACGCTACATAATGAGAGCCAGATGGCTAAATGGATAAATGATGCATAAATAAGTAACAGATCTTCCAACGTCTTCAACCCCAGGTGAGGCTGTAGAGCCCGCGCTTGAGCCGGGTCTGACCGACATCCAAACTATCCGTAAGCCCGGGAAGGAGACGTGGCTAGGACCCAAGGAGAGCGCCGTACGCCAGCACCGGCAGGAGATGAAGACCAAGATGAAGACCAACAAGGTGGAGGAGGCCAAAGCTGCACGGCCCAAACAGGTGAGACGCAGAGTAGCTCTGTAGGGGACCAAAATGGCGAGGAGTTCTCATTTTCTTTAGGAGTGTTGAATACGTggctgattcattcattcattcattcactattATTTTGTCCCGGATCTGGTTCAGGATCATAGGGGAGCTCAAATTTATCCCAGCAGGCGTTGGGTGGGAGGCAGGGAGACCAGGCCATCCAaaggacacacacgcacagtcaTTCACAAACCATTCATGCATATTTATGGGCAACAGCACGATGCACCATTCAAAATTTAACCTTTAAACCACAGAAAGCATATGGTTAATGCATCGGGATCTCAAAATGTATATTGAAGGGACGTGTCGGAATTTCATATTATATAGAGCCAATCCATTAGATCCGGATATGTGATCCtgatatgatttaaaaaaaatagattgTGCTATGAAAAGATGCAGGTGTATTACTGTCATTTCAGTCTCGACACTGACAATGAACACTGTGCATGTGCCTATGTTAAGTCAACAAACACTCCTGCAGTGGACAGAGAAAAGGGTGCATTGCTGCCTCCCTCTGGTGCAGATATCTCAATGCCGTGTTGAAGATTATAGTGTTTCAATGCCACATCTGAAAAGTTTATTGAAGCTGGCACCAAACCCAGACTTGATAAGTGAAGCAGTTTCGCAGAGATCCCCACCGAAGACGCCATCATCTCCTCTAATCACGGAAAACAAACAAGCTGAACTCTAATTAAAGGCAGATGCCACTGAACTTAAGCATTCAAAGAATAGAGTTTGGACATTTATTGCATTATCCAGCAGCTGTGGAAAAGCGAGAGGAGTACATCCCGGCTGCGTATCGGGGATATTGTGCTGACGTATAGCTTCATAATGGAGACGGCTACTGACTGTAGGGGATCTGCATAACGTCACAGAGTAGAGGCCCGGCTCCCTGATGGAgacgtgctttttttttttttaacggcaGTCTCATTAAGAGATTACCCGTCCATGTGAACAAGGAATCTAAACTCACCCACGCCATCCATTTTGTGCCGAGTGAACGGAGTGTCACTTTAGGTGCAGTTTCACAACCGGACCAGTGCCAAGGGAGCAAGTCTAATGTAGCTGTAGTGAAGACGACGCCGCTTTTATCCACAGACGTTGACAGCAGAGTCAGCAGATTAAAATTTGAgtgttgggcatccgggtagcgtagcggtctattctgttacctaccaacacggggatcgccggttcgaatccctgtgctacctccggcttggtcgggcatcccgacagacggtgggaagccgggtatgtgtcctggtcgctgcactagcgcctcctctggttgggcggggcacctgttcgggggagggggaggggaatagcatgatcctctcccacgcgctacgtccccctggtgaaactcctcattgtcaggtgaaaagaagcggctggcgactccacatgtatcagaagaggcatgtggtagtctgcagccctctccggattggcagagggggtggagcagcgaccgggacggctctgaagagtggagtaattggccagatacaccccctcccaaaaaaaatagTCATATCGGCATCAGCCTGGAATGTCGATATGACAGGCTGATGAGATGACGTGTTAATTATGCTCCCGTGATGTGAACCATGAACGAGGCAGGGATGCGGTGCGTCATGTAGACAGGGCAGAGCAGTTGTTTTTACGCGCTACACCAACTGCATCTGTGTTGCATGTGGTTGcgtgccagccgtgttttctgaGGCGATTTCAATTAGGCTACTTTGTAAAATGGGTACGTTAAGTGGCAAATACTTTAACTGGTACTTAATTAATTAACTAGCTCATTTTAACCACAGGACCATGGCTACACGTTCATTTGAGATTtagtattttaatgtgcaattaAAAAACAAACCCCACAAGGTTGCGTTGCTGCgtcgcattgcctctggtacaatgaggtatttatttCAACCACGTTTAAACAGATTGCACTCATCTGTTAGAGGGCCGCATAGAGAGGAAAAAAAGTAGACCAGCTTTGTAAAAATAGAGatcagcagtgtgatgcccccaCAGCTTCTGTGGCCTCTGTAGcagcttcagttcagtccactacAGGAGAAACTTGATGTTCTCTGCAGTTAGGTGGAAAAGAAATGTGCTTATATATCAACGATCGGTCAAAATGAGTTAGAAAATATCAGCATATCGGCAAAAATCTAGTATCGTGCATCCCTTGTTAATACATATGGCGTTACAGGCTGAAATTATGTTAGGTATATTTTAGCTGCGGATCTTGTCTCGTGTAGTGTAATGGAGGCCAAATGCCAAACCAGACAGCTCGAGGCCCCAAACGGTGACCGTATGCATCATTCACCTACTTTCCCTCTTTCAAACACAGCACAGCAATCGATAAAGACAATAGATCACATCGTGTTTGTCTACTTAGCTTCCACTGCCTGCCCCGTACAGAGTGGCAGCTTTGCAACAGAAGTTTGTCTGCTAATACCGGCTGCGACACCTGtttgctgttgggggggggggtatgtggacGAGGCTATGCTTTGAGCTGAATGGAGTGGACAGCAACAAACGGATTTGAAGTTTATCGCTCCATCCTACCTTTAGGCCCATCAAGAGGCTTGAAAGATAAATCGAGATGAATATATTAGATACTGTAGTCTGTTGAAAAATAAGAAATGTTAATatactcatttatttatttgcccctttttccccccaattgcacttggccaattaccccattttccgagccatcccggtcgctgctccaccccctctgccgatccggggagggctgcagactacctcatgcctcctccgatacacgtggagtcgccagccgcttcttttcacctgacagtgaggagtttcgccagggggacgtagcacgtgggaggatcacgctattccccccagttccccctcctccctgtacaggcgccccgaccgaccagaggaggcgctagtgcagcgaccaggacacatacccacatccggcttcccacccgcagacacggccagttgtgtctgtagggacacctgaccaagccggaggtaagacggagattcgaaccagcgatccccgtgttggtaggcaacggaatagaccgctacgctacccggacgcccttgactTAATATTTTAAGCTGCTTTCTTGCTACAGTGatgatagatgtgtgtgtgtgtgtgtgtcatggggGGAGAAGGAATTGAGGACACAAGTGCAGATGCGGTAACAGGTGAAACAGAAGGTTTACTGGTAGGAGACACGAGGGTGCAGGAACCCACATGAGGTGctcatggtacagacatggtgacatggtggtgacatggtacagacgggGAACGCTCTGACAACGGACAAACTaaacagccaaacttcagaaacTTGATTGGATaatcaacaacagctttggggcaaatgggtaacaggggaaaactggacaggagtcaggactgggatggtgttgtcagagcaggacaagacatGACGCATGGAAACCAGGGCTGGAGTGGCCGGAACCGGCGCGgccatgacagtgtgtgtgtgtgtgtgtgtgtgtgtgtgtgtgtgtgtgtgtgtgtgtgtgtgtgtgtccggtaGTAATGTGCGAATTTTTCGATCAAAAGGTTCATTGTTGTGTTGACACACGAGTGGCTAATTTAGCTTGGTTGTTGCAGATATACTAATGTTTCAACGTGGGCATGCAAGATAATGAAATTCTATTTCctctatttttgtgtattttgcacTCCGTGTTTTGCGTGTGAGTTGGTGATTCAACTCTCCCTCTTCAGGAAGGAATGAAGTTAATCTGATCATAGATAAACGCAGGGAGGGGGGCAACAAGGAAATTAATGTCTGAGACTGATTCATGAATTTTAAAAGGGATTAACCCTTGGCTGGAGGAGCATGGTTTACAGGGCCAAGATCTAGTCAGTCATTTTCCATGCGCTCATCACTCCCCTTAATCAAAAGGATGACAATTACCGGCCTTACACGCCCATCCACCCATACAAGTGACCAGAGAGTGATGGGTCAAACTGGCCATCACTAAGTTTAGCTCTCTGGTTACTTTCCATATAACATCAAGATGACTTAAAGTTACAGCTGTGCACCAGAGACTTTAACCATCTTACTCTACAAGCTTTGGCTGAGTCAAAGTGTGAGGTAACTCTGAGGTCATTGGCAAGAATTATTAATCATTACTGGCAAAAACACATGATTCATTTGCTCCTAACTTAAGGGCTTTTGGCTAAATTCAGTGCACGTGCTCgtttgcatatgtatgtgtgtgtgtgttatgcggtgtgcacgtgtgtgttgctgtgtatgTACTGGTGTttgatgtggatttttttttctagcaAATAAaaatgttgaccccccccccccaccaaaaaaagtcCATCTTGATGTGGTCTTGGTGTTGATGATTCTCCGGCTGGCTCTTTCTTTGTATTGTGTACTAtgtctagtagtagtagttcttcaAACATttcttgtttttgattaaatcaCTGTATATCTTCCCAGTGAATGTGTAATTTAGCACAGCAGACTGTCCTAAAATTAACCAGTTAACCTCTCTGTCTTCAAAAGCCGAAGGCTCAGGAACCTCCAGACGCTGCTATGAAAGCATACGAAAGTgaatggtgttgttgttgttgctattgtTTACATTGCTCGTTGGTTTTTAGACTCAGTGTCAGCAGGAACTGGACCAGGTACTGGAGCGGATATCTAAGATGCCCTTCAGAGATAACAGAGGTCCCCTGGAAGACTTGTACGCCCTACACATCCCCAACTGCGACAAGAGGGGGCAGTATAACCTCAAACAGGTGACTCGTGATTTTTGGGACTGAGGGCGGTAATCTTAAGAGTGATTCTCAGTCATATGCCATGTTGGGCCAAGTGAACATGGAGATTTGTGGCCATTGCTGCTTAAATGGTGCACCAGCTGTTTTCAATGTTCAGCAAGTCTTCAACCAGAGACGGGGAATAATTCGTGAAATCAGGGTTGTCGTGTATAATTGCAATAAAACCCCACATAAACATGGCTCTGGATTGCATATGGCTGAGAAGTACTGTTGTACTTGCTCATTAATGTGCGCAATCGATGCTTGACGTTTGTTCAGCCGGTTTTACAGTCGGACCGAAATCGGTAATCAAATTcaacttttcatgtctaaaaacccCGAAGACTGCATAACGAAACATTCGGCAACATTTCTATTATCTGTAAATGACTaacattgtggggggggggttctcataAATTTTATTCTGTTCTcagttatttaaaaaaatgtgaggggtgggggggtctagggctttaatattcatgagctgacctttgagtgacaggcACAACTAAGGCTTGGCCataagggtgggtggggtttcataatttggtgatttgatctgattggctggatGTAAAGGCGCGCGTCTGACGACGACGTGAGCGTCCGAAAAGGAAAAAGAGAAGGAGCAGCTGAGAGAAGCTGAGGGACAGGGGCCGTTCTGAAAAGGTGGAAACTGATATCAACCTTCAGCAGAAAAGAGACCGTACAAACGGCACGACGatcaaaaataaaaacatgagtGTTTCCATTTTGGTCCGACTTTAAAATGAATCCTACCTGAGCAGCTGTTACATTTGTGCGGGTGGGTCGGCGGGACGCTCCGTGATGGTTCAGGGTTGACCCCATCATGGCACACGACAGCACGAACAAACGCGTCTTGTTTTCCAGTGTAAGATGTCTCTCCACGGCCAGAGGGGCGAATGCTGGTGCGTCAACCCCTTCACCGGGCGGCCCATCCCATCCGCCCCCACTGTGAGGGGCGACCCCAACTGCAGCCAGTACCTTGGGGGACCGGAGCTGGAGCTCCCCGCCATGCCGCAAATATAGTTTGCCCCGCCCGGCTCTTCAAGCGGGAGAAAGAAAAACTGTAAAGTAATCGAACGCAGAAAACAAAGTATTTGAAGCAACTAAGTAAGCTATACATTATCTCTGTTTGTACATGTAcgcagttgtttttgtttttaaatgtctggGATTAAATGCTATAGCACAATGTAGAGGGCGCATAAAAATAAAGATGATTAGATTCTTGGGTTAAAGGGGTTCAGGTTAAACCCATCTGTCCCCCCTCTTTTTCCAGAGATATTTAGCAGAGGTGAAATGGGTGCCAGTGACGTCGCTTTGCTACTTGTGAATTGCGGCTTTGCTCATATCTGCCCTATTatcagtgttttgttttgggggtttgtttggttttttttaccttatgttttttattttttttaaatgagaagCCCTCAGACTATTGTGTGTCATAGGTGTGTTTTCATGTTTTAGCTCGCAGATGACTGTCAAGCGTCACCTCGTAGGCTTCGAGAGAAATAGCCATTCCTTTTCATACAGTGTGACGAACGGAAATGTATGATGTGTCAGTAATAACGTGCATTAAATATTTGTTGCTAGGAAGGATATCAGGGTAGACTGAACAGTTGTCGACTGTCATAGAACAGATAATGCTATTAAACGAATGATCAGTTTCCCTTCCGTTTCTGTGGCTTGGTTTGGGGTGCGTTTCAATTGGCAGCCTTCCCGTCTGCGACACGATCTAAAACCCTGTTCCCACGGGCCTAGTCTATTACCCGGGGACCTCGGAGGTCGCGATCTTAGGCCCGCACGAATCGACCATGTGCGTCATTTGTAAAGTGAAAAACCCCGCGCGAATTACCGACCCTATTTCGGCAAACACTGAGGTTATCCGTTTAGCCCCGAATCGGTAGGGGGGTCGTCTATTTTTTGcgagttttttttctcccctgccACTTTCCCGGTCAGGAATTATGGAGGTTGCGGTGGAAATTGTACAAATTAAAGTTCTGACAGCGTTTCGGGTGAAATATCAAGCGGCTCACCTCGCTGCACAGCATGGAGTCCCCCTCGCAGAGCGCTGGCTCAAATCCATCCCAAGAGTGAAATCTCGCGAGATAATGAGATTGATGACGTGCGGTAAGAAACGGCGAAAAAATAGAGCAATGGTTTATAAAATGTGGTTGCTGTCGAGGAAACTGGCGGACAGGAAGCGGATGTTACACTGAGCCTTGCCATTTTCAGTTATAGCCGGGGGGATAATGTcagctgttttatttttttgggggggggttccctttctccccaattgtatccagccaattacccaattttccgagccgtcccggtcgctgcaccaccccctctgctgatccgggaagggctgcagattaccacatgcctcctctgatacacgtggagtcgcgagccgcttcgtttcaccggacagtgaggagtttcgccagggggacatagcgcgtgggaggatcacgctattccccccagcccccccccccgaacaggcaccccaactgaccagaggaggcgctagtgcagcgaccaggacacatacccacatccggcttcccacccgcagacacggccaattttgtatgtagggacgcccgaccaagccggaggtaacatggggattcgaactggcggtccccgtgttgtcATGTCAATTAATTCGAGTGAAGTACAGACTTGGCAGacgcgggtggggtgggggggttaaatCACATGAtgtccccaggtaatactagtcccgGGCGAATAGGGTTTAGGACAAAGCGCAGATA is from Lampris incognitus isolate fLamInc1 chromosome 21, fLamInc1.hap2, whole genome shotgun sequence and encodes:
- the igfbp2a gene encoding insulin-like growth factor-binding protein 2-A; the encoded protein is MTPSLPAAAAMFSYVGCGLLILHAALAGASLAEMVFRCPGCTAERQALCPPLTESCAEIVREPGCGCCPVCARSEGELCGVYTPRCSSGLRCYPKPDSELPLEQLVQGQGLCGHKVDAEPATWSQEHREQTSGEAVEPALEPGLTDIQTIRKPGKETWLGPKESAVRQHRQEMKTKMKTNKVEEAKAARPKQTQCQQELDQVLERISKMPFRDNRGPLEDLYALHIPNCDKRGQYNLKQCKMSLHGQRGECWCVNPFTGRPIPSAPTVRGDPNCSQYLGGPELELPAMPQI